The Candidatus Poribacteria bacterium sequence AAGAGTACATTGAGACCCCTAAGACGCTCGTTAATCTCAAAACGTTACCCGGAATGGATAGCATTGAAGCGGATGCATCCGGCTTGAAAATCGGTGCGTTAGCCACTGTTGCTGACATCGCTATGCACCCGACTATCCAGCATCACTATACGGTCCTATCGCAGGCTGCCGGTTCTGTCGCAACGCCACAGATTCGGAACGTCGGGACACTCGGTGGAAATCTCTGCCAGCGTCCACGGTGTTGGTATTACCGAGATGAATCCACCGATTGCCTGAAAAAAGGTGGAGACATCTGTTATGCAGTTGATGGTTTGAGCAAATATCATGCGATCCTCGGTGGCGATCCTGTTTACATTGTACATCCTTCGGATCTCGCACCAGCGTTGATCGCCTTGGGTGCCTCGGTCAAAATCGTCGGACCTGAGGGCGAGAAAACCATGTCGCTTGAGGAATTCTTCACCTTACCGGCTGCGAATCCGTTCAGGGAAAACGTGTTGGAACCCAACGAAATTGTTGTTGAGGTCAGCGTTCCGGCCCCGAAACCGAATACAAAGAGTTTCTATTTAAAGGCACGTGAAAAGGGTGCCCCCGATTTCGCGTTATCAAGCGTTGCTGGCGTTTTTGAGATGGACGGGAAGACCTGTAAAACCGCCAGTATCGTTCTCGGTGGTGTCGCACCCGCGCCTTGGCGCTCTAAAGAAGCAGAAGCGGCAGTCACCGGCAAAATGATCGACGAATCGGTGAGTCAGCAGGCGGGTGCCGATGCTGTCAAGGACGCAGAACCTTTGAACGACAACATGTATAAGGTGACCTTAACACGGAATCTCGTCAGCCGCGCCGCGATGATGGCTGCAAGTTAAAGGAGCAGTGATATGTTACAAGGAAAAGCACTTCCAATCTTTAATCGCCCGATATGTCAGTATCTTCGGACAAAGGCGATTTACATTCCGGGCGGTAACTTGCAGAACCTCGTTGAAAACAATCCCGGTTCACATTATTGGTGCAATTGCACTATGCAAGACGTAGGTCCCGATGACCAGTTTGTGTCGCCAGACGCTTGTAAGCAAGCGCGTCCCTGTTTTAACCCCATTGGTGGTAAGCCAGTGGTATAATAGTTATCGGTTATCGGAGGAATGGTTATCGGTTATCAGTTATCAGGTACAAGAGGCATTTGCTAAACGAAAACCTCTTAACCGAACATTGATAATTGAAAGGATTTTTCGTGAGAAAAATCCGAACCGATAACTACTTCCAACTGACAACTCATAACTCTAAAAAAAATGTTTTTGAAATCGTTAATGCAATGGATACATGTCGGCTCTGTTGTTCTCATGATAGGAGGATTCTTTTTTTTTCGCGTTGTTTTACTCCCGATTGCCAAACGGGTTTCTAAACCAGAAGCGTTAATTTCATCCGCATTGAGACGTTTCAGCGGTGTTGTCTGGACAGCATTATTGACTGTCCTCATATCGGGATTATATAATTTCATCACCTTTTTTCGCACTGCCCGCTCTATATCCGCCACTGGAACGTTTATATCCGATTACTCCCTCTACATTCTCGTCTTGGGTGTCAAACTGTTTATCGTCTTTTTGATATTCACATTAGCGATTATTCTAACATTTCCCTATCCTGTTTTTAATGTATTTCAGAAGAAACCCGCACCCTGGCTCAACCTCACTGTCGTTTTAGGGTTGATAGTTATCTTTCTCTCTGCATTTTTACGCCGGTTAGGGTAAAATATTGATAACATCCTAATCTCCTGACCGAGGACTTTCCGTACAATACAATTGGAGGAAAAAAATGGCTGTTTTGAGTTCTGAGGATCGTGCGTTCTGGGAGGAAAACGGTTACGTCGTCATCCGCGATGCGGCACCCCCAGACTTAATACGGGATACGGCGCGAGCCGTCTGGAATTTCCTTGAGATGGATGCTGACGACCCGAATACTTGGTATCCCGATCCGCCTCGCAAAGGCATCATGGTAGAAATCTATCAGCACCCGGCACTGTGGGCAACTCGGCAATACCCGCGTGTCCATCAGGCGTTCTCAGAGATTTGGGGGACTGAGAAATTATGGGTGAGTTTTGACCGTGCGAGCATGAGCCCACCGAATCTTCCTGGAAAATTTGAACGGACAAACTTAGGACTTCACTGGGATACATCTGTAGACCTTCCTTTCCGTTTCCACGTCCAAGGTGTGCTTTATCTGACCGATACTGCCGCCGATCAAGGGGCATTTACGTGTGTCCCTGGATTCCACAATAAGATTGAGGCGTGGATAAAGAGTCTTCCAGAGGATGCCGATCCGAGACAACAAGATTTAGTAGCACTCGGTGCGGTCCCAGTGCCCGGAAAAGCCGGGGATCTCGTTATTTGGCACAGTGCATTGCCGCATAGCGCAGGCATCAATACTGCCGGTGCACCACGCGTCGCGCAATACATCACGATGTCCCCGACAGGGGAAGCGAATCCGGAGGCACGCGAACGCCGGGTCAACGCCTGGAGAGAACGTATGGCAGGTTTTAGCGGCGAACGTGCAGAGAAGGAGAATGCATCAGGCGAGACTGCATATCTGACCGAACTCGGCAAAAAATTGTTAGGGCTTGAAACGTGGGGATGAACCTGTTTCTCAACTCTCTTGTTCGTGGCTACCTGCGATGGTGTCCAATTACTGACGGTAAGCGTTCGTTATTGAATCTAACAAGAGGTTTGATTATACCGAGGGAGCCGATTGCTGTTTTTGACACCAAGTACGGGTTCCAGTTGAAAGCCAATCTTGCGAATCCGGAACACCAATATCTCTATTTTTACGGCGCGCATGATGAGAGGCATGTCGTTACCAAACTCTTGAAGATGATTCAGCCCGGAGACATCTGTTGGGACATCGGAGCAAACATCGGATTTTATACGTGCCTCCTCGCCTCACGGGTTGAAGCGTCTGGTGCTGTCATCGCATTTGAACCCGCCTTACGCACCTGCGGTTATCTCAGCGAAAATGTCTCTCTGAATCGGTTCGCGAATGTTGCTGTTCTCAATAAGGGACTCAGCGATAGAATAGAACAACGGCACCTCTACTACTCCGAGGCGGGACTTGCCGAGGGCACGGCTTCCTTGAAGTATGCCAACGGACGAGCGGCATCGGAACGCGTAACGCTTGATACGATTGACAATCTTACCCGTGAGTTCCCAGTTCCGAATTTCATCAAAATTGATGTGGAGGGGTATCAGTTAGAGGTGTTGCGCGGCGGAGAGCACTGCTTAAGAGCTCACGCACCGCTCTTAATGGCGGAGTTGAAGGATGTTGGTGAAACAAACCAGACCCTGTTTGCGGAGATAGAAAATTACGTTGCCAATTTAGGGTATCACCTTTATGAGATCAGGAAATATTCTGTCCGGCGATGTCAGAAACTTTCTGACTCACCCAAAAGAAATTTCTTCCTCGTCAAAGAGCATTCCCATGCCTTTTCCAGAATCTTACCGTGGCTCAGGTAAGTAAAGCCTTTTATCAGAAAAAACGATAGTTCGCACCCCAAACCCGGTAGGTGCGGTTTCTAACCGCACTGGGCCTTAACTTCCAACCCGTGCATTCTCTAAACCTTTCTTCAGTCCTATAAGGACGTTATGTTTATAGAAAGACGTTGAAAAGAACGGTTTAGCCCTGTAAGGGCGATATTTTATAGCATTTGACGCGTTGTGCTAATTGACCATGTGTTTTGTTAAATTTCACAGTTGTTGGGTTTTCGTTGTAAATTGAACCTTGATTCCATTGCCTCTTTGTTTTCATATAGAGACTTTGGTTTAAAAATGGGGCAGTATGAACCGAAGCTGTCAAATTACAAGTGGCAAAAGATTAATACTGTGAAATCTAAATCTACAGAGAGTTAATTAGCACAAGCCGTAGCATTTGTTATATAATCCTTATCTGAACCGTCCCAGCACCGGATACGCTGGGTCGTTATACCCTTTACCAGTGTGTTCACCCGGCGGGACCAATTCGTTGATAGTTGCTTCATCGGTTTCTGTTAGCGTGCAATCCAAACACCCCAAGTTATCCTCTAATTGTTTCATCGTGCGCGGTCCGATGATAGCAGAGGTAATTATCGGATTTGCCAGCACCCACGCCAATGAAAATTGCGTCAAGGTTTTACCGTGCGCATCTGCAAGAGGTTTGAGTTCTTGCGCGACTGCATAACTCTCCTCCCGGAGTTCCGTCTGCAAAATTCGCCTATCCTTACGAGCGGCTCGTGAACCCGCAGGCGGCTTTTTACCGGACAGATACTTTCCAGCCAGCACACCTCGTGCCAACGGACTATACGGCACAACCCCCACACCGTACTGCTCACAGAACGGCAACAACTCTACCTCAGGATCTCGGTTAACGATGTTATAGAGCGGTTGGACGCACACAAATTCTTCCAGTCCCTGTTTTTCGCTCGTCCAGAGTGCTTCGCAAATACGCCACGCCTGAAAGTTGGAACATGCAATGTAACGCACTTTCCCCTGTCTCACACAATCATCCAAAGCCCGCAAGGATTCCGCAATTCGTGTCGAGGCATCCCAGCGGTGCAAGTAATAGACATCGATGTGGTCTGTATCGAGGCGTTTCAGACTCGCTTCAACTGCCGACATGATATGAAAACGGTGTGAACCCGCTGCATTCACATCCTCTCCCATATTGCCGTGAACTTTCGTGGCAATGACCCAGTTCTCTCGATTATCGCGGACGGCTTTCCCAATGATCCGTTCCGATTCACCATCGTTATAGACGTTGGCGGTGTCCATAAAATTAATGCCCGCGTCCAATGCTTTGTGGATAATCCGAATTGAATCCTTTTCATTCGTCGGTCCACCGAACATCATGGTCCCGAGGCAGAGCGGTGAGACTTTCACGCCTGCACGTCCGAGTGTTCTATATTCCATATTTTTCTCCTTTTTATGCCATCCGTATTCCGCCGTTGACATCAAGCGTCGCGCCCGTCACATACTGCCCCTCTTCCGAAGCGAGAAAAAGGATAGTACTCGCAATCTCCGAGGCATCAGCGACGCGTCCTAACGGGATTTGGTCTGTCATGTCGGGATGATTTTTTGCCATCTCCGTTGCTGCTACCCCCGGTGCGATAGAATTCACCGTGATTCCATACTCCCCGAGCACACGTGCTAACGATTTCGTCAGACACATGACACCCGCTTTTGAGGCGGAATACGGGGCAGAAGCGACCAAACCTCCGACCTGTCCCGCCAATGAACCCAGGTTAATGATCCGTCCGGAGCGTTGTGTTTTCATCGTTTCCATGACTGCCTGTGAACAGAGGAATGGACCCTTGAGGTTCACAGCCATCATCCGATCCCATTCCGCTTCCGTGCATGCATCGATACGCGTGTAGCTAAAAATACCAGCATTATTGACTAAAATATCGATCCGTCCGAAAGTGTCAAGTGTTTCCTGAACCATCTTACGCACGGAGTCGCCGTCGGCTACATCCGTTTGAATCACACGACACTGCCTACCGAGCGCAGTTATTTCCGTTGAAGCCGCTTCCGCATTCGCTAAGTTCACCTCAGGGATTACGATATCCGCACCTGCCTTGGCGAATGCGAGACATGTTGCTTTCCCGATACCTCCGCCACCCCCTGTAACAATCGCAACCTGTCCTTCTAAACGCATCTATGTTCTCCTTTTACTGTTTTTTTTTTGAGAGGCACGCAGTCAGGTCGGCACTGCGCTCTTTTCTTTACTTGCAAAATTGCAACAGATATAGTAATATACTCGTATTATCACACGAAGCTTGGAAAAAGTCAACAGGATAGGTCGCGTCGAAAATTGGCATTCATTGTAATTGTTGTCCCTATTTGTTCTGAAAATTGGTATGAGGAGAATTGAAATATGAAAAAGACCACATTTCTACGGTGGTTCAAACCAACTTTGGTCTTGAGTTTCACTTATTTCTTTGCGTTTGGAGCAACCGCACAAAATTATTATCCCGCAGACGTGGGAAATACGTGGGTTTTGGAGAGTGTTGATGGTGAAGAACAAAGCACCTATACCCTTGAGGGACCCGAAACCATTGACGGTGAAGAGCGTATTCTACTGAAGATTAGAAATGAGGAACTCAGCACTGGCGAGGTTGACACGGACACGTATTTTTTGACTGTTGGGGACGAAGCGATTGAACTCCACAGAATCATCTTAGAAGACGTTGTTGCCACCTTGCGAGCGAACTTTCCAACGCCCGTTACTTTTTTCCCTTTACAGTTAGAGATGGGAGATAGATGGCAGATAGCAGCGGACGCAGAAGCAGAATTAGTAGGTGGAATCACAATACCTGGGGAAAGTATCACTGATTTTGAAGTTGTTGGGTTTGAGGACGTGGTCACACCGGCGGGAACGTTCCAGAGCTGTGCAAAGGTCCAGTTGGACTTGCGTCTCACTGCTAAGGGGGGGTTCCTAAACCTTGATATTGATTCTACGACCTATCAATGGTTCGCCCCCGATATAGGTCCCATCCAGTACGAAAACAGCGACGGCTTACTTTTTGGTTTGGTGAGTTCCAATCTGCTAACCGAGCCTGCAGAACCTGATACGACAGAGGAAGATACCACAACAGAACCAGCCGCTGCGGAAGATGCTATGCCCGAACCCTCTGCTGAGGAGGACACTGTGACTGAACAGCCTGCTAAGGAAGAGACTACGCCTGAACCTCTCCCTTACGATGTGACAGGGGACGGTG is a genomic window containing:
- a CDS encoding xanthine dehydrogenase family protein subunit M, which translates into the protein MEKFSYVNATSLEQVTSLLSESGWGEVMLIAGGTDLLAELKEYIETPKTLVNLKTLPGMDSIEADASGLKIGALATVADIAMHPTIQHHYTVLSQAAGSVATPQIRNVGTLGGNLCQRPRCWYYRDESTDCLKKGGDICYAVDGLSKYHAILGGDPVYIVHPSDLAPALIALGASVKIVGPEGEKTMSLEEFFTLPAANPFRENVLEPNEIVVEVSVPAPKPNTKSFYLKAREKGAPDFALSSVAGVFEMDGKTCKTASIVLGGVAPAPWRSKEAEAAVTGKMIDESVSQQAGADAVKDAEPLNDNMYKVTLTRNLVSRAAMMAAS
- a CDS encoding FkbM family methyltransferase; translated protein: MNLFLNSLVRGYLRWCPITDGKRSLLNLTRGLIIPREPIAVFDTKYGFQLKANLANPEHQYLYFYGAHDERHVVTKLLKMIQPGDICWDIGANIGFYTCLLASRVEASGAVIAFEPALRTCGYLSENVSLNRFANVAVLNKGLSDRIEQRHLYYSEAGLAEGTASLKYANGRAASERVTLDTIDNLTREFPVPNFIKIDVEGYQLEVLRGGEHCLRAHAPLLMAELKDVGETNQTLFAEIENYVANLGYHLYEIRKYSVRRCQKLSDSPKRNFFLVKEHSHAFSRILPWLR
- a CDS encoding aldo/keto reductase is translated as MEYRTLGRAGVKVSPLCLGTMMFGGPTNEKDSIRIIHKALDAGINFMDTANVYNDGESERIIGKAVRDNRENWVIATKVHGNMGEDVNAAGSHRFHIMSAVEASLKRLDTDHIDVYYLHRWDASTRIAESLRALDDCVRQGKVRYIACSNFQAWRICEALWTSEKQGLEEFVCVQPLYNIVNRDPEVELLPFCEQYGVGVVPYSPLARGVLAGKYLSGKKPPAGSRAARKDRRILQTELREESYAVAQELKPLADAHGKTLTQFSLAWVLANPIITSAIIGPRTMKQLEDNLGCLDCTLTETDEATINELVPPGEHTGKGYNDPAYPVLGRFR
- a CDS encoding 3-oxoacyl-ACP reductase FabG, with protein sequence MRLEGQVAIVTGGGGGIGKATCLAFAKAGADIVIPEVNLANAEAASTEITALGRQCRVIQTDVADGDSVRKMVQETLDTFGRIDILVNNAGIFSYTRIDACTEAEWDRMMAVNLKGPFLCSQAVMETMKTQRSGRIINLGSLAGQVGGLVASAPYSASKAGVMCLTKSLARVLGEYGITVNSIAPGVAATEMAKNHPDMTDQIPLGRVADASEIASTILFLASEEGQYVTGATLDVNGGIRMA